Sequence from the Deferrivibrio essentukiensis genome:
TTTTAACTAAATATTCTTCAAGCCAGCAAGTAGTATTTATGTCGAGATGGTTTGTAGGCTCATCTAATATAAGTAAATTTCCGCTATCAATCAGTGCCTGAGCAAGAGCTACTTTCTTAATCATCCCTCCTGAAAGCTCTTTCATCTTGAGATTTAAATCTTTGATACCAAGCTCAGCAAGTATGGACTTTATTTCAGACTCAAACTGCCAAGCTTCAAGCTTATCAAGCAAAGTAATCATTTCATCTAACTTTTTTACATATTTATCATCATTTGTTGGATTATTACATAGAAATTCATATTCTTTAATTGCCTGAACAACAGGTGAATTACTCTTAAATATGTGATCTATAATTTTTTCTTCCGGGTCAAACTTTGGAAACTGCCTAAGGTAATTTATATAACAGTCATTATTAACGGCAACTTTACCGCTATCAGGCTGCTCAATACCTGCCAAAATATTTAACAGTGTTGTTTTGCCAGAACCATTTATCCCTATCAAGGCAACTTTTTGCCCTTCATCTATCCCAAAAGAAATATTTTCAAAAAGTACTTTTTCACCAACAGATTTTGAAATTTTGTCTACCGATATTATGTTCACTTTATTCTCCTATTGTCTACAGGGTGATAGCAGATTCAAAATTTTATTTCAAACTTATTTTTGTTTAAAAATGTAATATAATCCTTTATAATGTGAAAAAATCTACAAGGATGTTACATGCCAATTACAAGAAAAAAGATAAAATCTCTTTCATCCATAAAAAATAAGGAAAACTTGTCGTTTTTTTTAAATATGGCAAAAGATATCCAAGAAAAACAAGGTTTTCTTAAAAATGAAGACATTAAAAGTCTCGCTAACAGATATGGCATTGCCGATTCAGTTGCAATTTCAATATTAAGCTTTTATGAAATGATAAAGTTTGAAAAATCTGATGTAAAATATGTGTGCAAAGCACCCGGATGTAACACATATAATGGTAAAGACTGTAATTTTATAAATTGCTTAGGGCTATGCGACCATAATAGTCCGGGTATTTTTAATGGTGAGCAAGTTTCTTTTCAAAGCGATAAGATATCAAAAATCGGCAAAACAAAAATTTTAAATAGTGACAATAAAAACCTCTACTTATTAAATATTAAAGATGTTGAGTATTATTTAGATAAACTTAATAAGTTATTAGAGGTAAACCCAAATAACCTTATAGATAATATAATCTCTTCAAACCTGACCGGAAAAGGTGGAGCAGGATTTCCTACCGGTAAAAAATTGCAACTTACAAGGCAAAGTAAAGGGGAAAAAATTGTAATATGTAATGCAGATGAGTCTGAGCCTTTTGTATTTAAAGATAGAGGCATAATAGACAATAACCCTTTTGCTGTTGTTTCAGGTATGATTTTAGCAGCTCATATGGTTAATGCTAAAGATATTTATATTTATATCAGGGGAGAATACATAAAACAAAAAGAAATTTTAAAAGAAACTGTCGATATTTTCCAAAATAAATTTAAAGGATTTAATTTTACAATTGTTTCAGGAGCAGGAGCTTATATTTGCGGCGAAGAGACAGCCTTATTAGAGTCTATTGAGGGTAAAAGAGGGCATCCGAGGATAAAACCTCCATTTCCGGGGGAATCAGGACTTTTTAACAAACCTACTATTATCCAAAATGTTGAAACTATGGGGTGGATATTTGAAATTCTTGCTGAGAGGCCATCTATTGCTGACAGACGAATTTTTTCTATTGCCGGTGAAGTTAACTCAAAAGGGATATTTGAAACGGATGGCTCTAACTCTATAAATGAAATTGTAGCTAAGTTTGCGGGCGGCTTTGCTAATAAAGAGAATGATTACTTTGCAATTATTGGTGGGGCTTCAGGTTTTTTTGTAAATAGCAAACAGTTTGAAAAACCATTAAAAAAATTACTTGAAAATAAATCAGGTGCAGGCTCAATATATATTTTTAGTAAATATGATAAATTAAAGGAAATAATGCTTTATATATTAGATTTTTTTGCTGAGCAGTCGTGCGGGCAGTGTAACCCTTGCTTTTTAGGCTATTCAAAGCTCAAAAATTTAATTAGTAATAATAGGTTTGAAGAGGCAGTCAATTTATCATCTTCTATTTCCAAATCTACTCTTTGTGGACTTGGCAAAGCAGGTTTTCAACCTGTATCATCATTTATAAAAATTGTTGAAGGGGAATATTTTGATTAAAATAACTATTAATGGAAAAGACATAAATACACCTGAAGGTATTACAATCTTTGAAGCATGCCAACGGATAGGCATTGAAATTCCAACTATCTGTTATGACAAATATCTGCCACATATCGGCAGGTGTAAAGTATGTATTGTAAAGGCTGATAATAGATATGTAACTTCTTGTAATACAAAAACATATGAAGGGATGAATATAATAACGAATACTGATGAGTTAGTAGAAATTAGAAATACAAATATACAGTTAATGTTTGAAAATGTGGATTTTGAAAAGCTTCCTGAAAATTTAAAAAAACTTGCTGCAGCAAATATTAAAAATATTACCAAAAATAGTAGTAACCAAATGGTTGAAAATTTATTTTTTAACTTTAATCCTGATTTATGCTTTCTTTGCGGGAAATGTGTGACGGCTTGTAGTAATTTACAAGGACGTTTTATCTGGAATTTTAGAAATAAAGGGGTAGATTTAGCACTTAATATCGGCATTGACGAATCATTTGAAGATGGAGGTTGTGAATTTTGTGGCACATGTGTAGACTTTTGCCCGACTGGTGCCATCTCTAATAAGAAAAAATTATCAAAGGTGACAACAAAATGTGAAACAATCTGTAGTTATTGCGGTGTGGGATGTCAGCTTGACCTTTCTTTTGACGGAGAAAATATAATTTCAAAGCCTATTCAAAATGGTGAAAAATATTCATCCCTTTGTGTCAAGGGGAGATATGGCAATAGCTATGTTTTAAATAGTCAACGTTTAAAAAATCCTTTGGTAAGAAGATATCTTTTGGAAAATACGAGCAAAAAAGAGGCTTTAAAAGATACTGACCATGAATTAATGGAAGTTTCATGGGAAAAAGCTCTTGACATAGTGTCAGATAAATTAATTCAAATTTATAAAAAATATGGTGGACAGGCACTTTCTTTTATGTCTTCAGCCAAATGTACAAATGAGGAAAACTATCTTTTCCAAAAACTTGCAAGGCAAATTTTTAAGACAAATAATATAGACCATTGTGCAAGACTCTGCCACTCATCGACAGTAGTCGGACTAATCGAAACTGTTGGCTCAGGTGCAATGACAAATGGAATGGATGATATTGCCGAAAATTCGAAGACAGTTTTTATTATTGGTGCAAATGTCACGGAGCAACACCCTGTATTTGGCGTAATGCTAAGAAGAGCAGTAATGGAAAGAAAAATAAATCTGATAGTTGCTGACCCGAGATTTATAGATATTGCTGAATTTTCTGACATATACCTTAACATTAAAAGCGGTAGTGATATTTACTTAATCAATGCACTGTGCCGAATAATTTTAGAAAACAATTGGCAAGATGATACTTTTATCAAAGAAAGATGCGAGAATTTCGAGGAATTTAAAAAATATATTCTTACATTTGACGTAGATGAGGCTGTTGCAAAAACAGGTATAGATTACGAAAAACTTTTTCAAACAGCAAAGCTCATCGCTACTGAAAAGCCGACTGCTGCCATTTGGGCAATGGGGATAACTCAGCATATTTACGGGGTGGATAATGTAATTGCCATTTCTAACCTGCAGCTTCTTACCGGAAATGTCGGAGTTAAAGGTGGTGGATTAAATCCGCTTAGAGGGCAAAATAATGTTCAGGGTGCCTGTGACATGGGTGGGCTTCCCGATGTTTTTCCGGGCTATCAGAAGGTAATTGATAAAGATGTGATTAATAAATTTCATAATCTGTGGCAATTTGAAAATGATTTACCACTGAACAATACCCCGGGATATACTGTTACAGAAATGATTGACAATTTGGATAAAAATGTAAAGGCTCTTTATATCATGGGAGAAAATCCGGCTATGACTGAGCCAGATATTCAAAAAGTAACAGAAAAACTAAAAATATGCGATTTCCTTGTGCTTCAAGATATATTTCCTACAGAAACTTCTAAATTTGCCGATGTGATACTTCCTGCTGCAACCTTTGCGGAAAAAGATGGCACATTTACAAATACGGAAAGACGTATTCAAAGGCTTTCTCCACTTTTTAAACCTCTGTATAACTCAAAGACAGATTTCGAAATACTTAATACACTTGCAAATATAATAATTTCAAAAATGAAATTAAAACCATCAGGTATTTATAGCTCATGGAATTATAAATCATATGAAGATGTAATGGATGAAATAAATGCTACTACCCCGATTTATGAACAAGTTAGTTATAAAAAAATTAAAAAGGAGAAAATTTGCTGGCCGGTAAATAGTAAATATCCAAATGGGACGCCAATTTTACATACGAAGTCTTTTTCAAGAGGGAAAGGGAAATTTTTTGCAATATCCCCTCAAATGCCGCACGAAATAACTGATGAAAATTTCCCTCTAATTTTAAATACAGGTCGAGAAATTTACCATTGGCACGGTGGAGAGCTTACAAGAAGAGTAGATGAATTATCGAAAATATCCGACCATCCGGTTGTGTTAATTCATCCGGAAGATGCAAAAAGGTATGACATTAAAGATAATAGCAATGTAAAAATTATCTCAAAAAGGGGTGAAATTATTGCAAAGGCATTTCTAACAGAAAGAAATCAAAAGGGTACAGTTTTTGGAAATTTTCATTTTTATGAAGGGAATGTAAATACGCTCACTGCAAAAGCTCTTGACCCAAAAGCAAAGATACCTCAATACAAAATTTCAGCTGTGAATATTCAGAGTATTTGAATCAGACGGAAAAGCAATAAGCCTTTCCGCCTTTAAATAGATATTAAAACTTAACTTTTAAAATATCTGCATTTGCTACTTTTTCGATACCTTTTACATTTGTCTTAATAGTAGGTATCGCAATTTTAGTCTTACCATTTTCGATTTCCACAAGAGCTGTTGCCTCATAAATCCCAAAAATTGCCCCTACAATAGCTCCACCTGCTGCTCCATAAGAGATATACTCAAGGTGGTCGCCAGGTTTTTCTTCAAATGCAAGAAAAGCTGCACCGATA
This genomic interval carries:
- a CDS encoding NADH-ubiquinone oxidoreductase-F iron-sulfur binding region domain-containing protein, which codes for MPITRKKIKSLSSIKNKENLSFFLNMAKDIQEKQGFLKNEDIKSLANRYGIADSVAISILSFYEMIKFEKSDVKYVCKAPGCNTYNGKDCNFINCLGLCDHNSPGIFNGEQVSFQSDKISKIGKTKILNSDNKNLYLLNIKDVEYYLDKLNKLLEVNPNNLIDNIISSNLTGKGGAGFPTGKKLQLTRQSKGEKIVICNADESEPFVFKDRGIIDNNPFAVVSGMILAAHMVNAKDIYIYIRGEYIKQKEILKETVDIFQNKFKGFNFTIVSGAGAYICGEETALLESIEGKRGHPRIKPPFPGESGLFNKPTIIQNVETMGWIFEILAERPSIADRRIFSIAGEVNSKGIFETDGSNSINEIVAKFAGGFANKENDYFAIIGGASGFFVNSKQFEKPLKKLLENKSGAGSIYIFSKYDKLKEIMLYILDFFAEQSCGQCNPCFLGYSKLKNLISNNRFEEAVNLSSSISKSTLCGLGKAGFQPVSSFIKIVEGEYFD
- the fdhF gene encoding formate dehydrogenase subunit alpha; this translates as MIKITINGKDINTPEGITIFEACQRIGIEIPTICYDKYLPHIGRCKVCIVKADNRYVTSCNTKTYEGMNIITNTDELVEIRNTNIQLMFENVDFEKLPENLKKLAAANIKNITKNSSNQMVENLFFNFNPDLCFLCGKCVTACSNLQGRFIWNFRNKGVDLALNIGIDESFEDGGCEFCGTCVDFCPTGAISNKKKLSKVTTKCETICSYCGVGCQLDLSFDGENIISKPIQNGEKYSSLCVKGRYGNSYVLNSQRLKNPLVRRYLLENTSKKEALKDTDHELMEVSWEKALDIVSDKLIQIYKKYGGQALSFMSSAKCTNEENYLFQKLARQIFKTNNIDHCARLCHSSTVVGLIETVGSGAMTNGMDDIAENSKTVFIIGANVTEQHPVFGVMLRRAVMERKINLIVADPRFIDIAEFSDIYLNIKSGSDIYLINALCRIILENNWQDDTFIKERCENFEEFKKYILTFDVDEAVAKTGIDYEKLFQTAKLIATEKPTAAIWAMGITQHIYGVDNVIAISNLQLLTGNVGVKGGGLNPLRGQNNVQGACDMGGLPDVFPGYQKVIDKDVINKFHNLWQFENDLPLNNTPGYTVTEMIDNLDKNVKALYIMGENPAMTEPDIQKVTEKLKICDFLVLQDIFPTETSKFADVILPAATFAEKDGTFTNTERRIQRLSPLFKPLYNSKTDFEILNTLANIIISKMKLKPSGIYSSWNYKSYEDVMDEINATTPIYEQVSYKKIKKEKICWPVNSKYPNGTPILHTKSFSRGKGKFFAISPQMPHEITDENFPLILNTGREIYHWHGGELTRRVDELSKISDHPVVLIHPEDAKRYDIKDNSNVKIISKRGEIIAKAFLTERNQKGTVFGNFHFYEGNVNTLTAKALDPKAKIPQYKISAVNIQSI